The following are encoded in a window of Salinibacter ruber DSM 13855 genomic DNA:
- the pyk gene encoding pyruvate kinase yields the protein MDRRTKIVCTLGPATTDPETLRRLVAAGMDVARMNFSHGTHEEHRERVETVREVAEAEGKGITVLQDLQGPKIRVGAVQNDSVMLAEGDEVRVSTDTPRESTNEHIFIDYEALARDAREGERILIDDGLLELRVIETNGSQLRATVVEGGPLRSRKGVNLPDLQASTPPMTEKDLKDLELGLELEVDVVALSFVQERSDVEALVHRIEETGKKTSVVAKIEKPQAVHNIDEILEVVDGIMVARGDLGIEMPMEEVPGTQKRLIRKSMEAAKPVITATQMLESMVEDPRPTRAEASDVANAVLDGSDAVMLSAETAVGDHPVRVVEAMNQIIRQAESYWHEERRALTMTPDHFEQGANVTNSVSFTACRLAEQVGAEAICCLTNSGSTARSIARHRPSMPIYAFTDNKRVVAQLGSLWGTEAFYIPFQQDTDQGIARVHGVLHDYDLVRSGGHVVLTVGMPLPARGRTNTVHVSTVQ from the coding sequence ATGGACCGCCGAACAAAAATCGTTTGCACGCTGGGCCCGGCCACGACGGACCCGGAAACACTCCGTCGTCTGGTCGCGGCCGGAATGGACGTTGCCCGAATGAACTTCTCACACGGCACCCACGAGGAGCACCGGGAGCGCGTGGAAACCGTTCGGGAGGTGGCCGAGGCGGAAGGGAAGGGCATAACGGTGTTGCAGGACCTTCAGGGCCCCAAAATTCGAGTGGGGGCGGTACAGAACGACTCGGTCATGCTGGCGGAGGGCGACGAAGTGAGGGTGAGCACCGACACCCCGCGGGAGAGCACGAACGAGCACATCTTCATCGACTACGAGGCCCTCGCCCGGGACGCCCGAGAGGGGGAGCGCATTCTGATCGACGATGGCCTGCTGGAACTCCGGGTCATCGAGACGAACGGCTCGCAGCTCCGGGCGACGGTTGTGGAAGGGGGGCCGCTGCGGTCTCGAAAGGGGGTAAATCTGCCCGACCTGCAGGCCTCCACGCCCCCGATGACGGAGAAGGACCTGAAGGACCTCGAGCTCGGGCTCGAATTGGAGGTCGACGTCGTAGCCCTCTCGTTCGTGCAGGAACGGTCCGACGTGGAGGCGCTGGTCCACCGCATCGAGGAGACCGGGAAGAAGACCAGCGTCGTGGCCAAGATCGAGAAGCCCCAGGCCGTCCACAACATCGACGAGATTCTGGAGGTCGTGGACGGCATCATGGTGGCGCGGGGCGACCTCGGCATCGAGATGCCGATGGAAGAGGTGCCCGGCACCCAGAAGCGGCTCATCCGCAAGAGCATGGAGGCCGCCAAGCCCGTCATCACGGCCACGCAGATGCTCGAGAGCATGGTGGAGGACCCGCGCCCGACCCGCGCCGAGGCGAGTGACGTGGCCAACGCGGTCCTCGACGGCAGCGACGCGGTGATGCTTTCTGCCGAGACGGCGGTTGGGGATCATCCGGTTCGGGTCGTGGAGGCGATGAACCAGATCATCCGTCAGGCCGAGTCCTACTGGCACGAGGAACGACGGGCCCTTACCATGACGCCCGATCACTTTGAGCAAGGGGCGAACGTAACGAATAGTGTTAGCTTCACGGCCTGTCGCCTCGCCGAGCAGGTGGGGGCGGAGGCCATCTGCTGCCTGACCAACTCGGGGTCGACCGCTCGCTCCATCGCCCGACACCGGCCCAGCATGCCCATCTACGCCTTCACCGACAACAAACGGGTGGTGGCCCAGCTTGGAAGCCTCTGGGGCACCGAGGCCTTCTACATCCCCTTCCAGCAAGACACCGACCAGGGCATTGCGCGTGTGCACGGCGTCCTGCACGACTACGACCTGGTGAGGTCGGGCGGCCACGTGGTGCTGACCGTCGGAATGCCGCTGCCGGCCCGCGGGCGCACCAACACCGTCCACGTCAGCACCGTGCAGTAG
- a CDS encoding tetratricopeptide repeat protein has translation MGRFSPRGRTQVRTVCGLLFLLVGAGLLMSCGRGSFIGRQYDDLTAYYNTFHNATQAFEAGLESVNESGGDIDRTRYLSVFPPPQGGAGQSSFGEAIQKSAAVLREHPNSEWVDDALLLIGRSRYYQQNYVGAVQKFREAIALDAEREGEARFRLAQTLVVAGRYREAADALRTGLDSGEEYGSWTARMRVVQGELFVRQENWEAADQALAQGLNDNLPDETGARAAFLLGQVRETLDDPEGARAAYRRVSGYDPPYPLAFAAKLAAIELGGETGTPGRALERLAELERDDNTREMRAEIARVRARLHRAQGRPDRAQQVLTAVLRGDQAPRGSGKGQTHYELATLYRDAYEDFTRAAAHFDTASATLSSGPDEGTGAEEAAQVLPRAPSDARAQANRFRKLADRSQAVARMDSLLRLGRMAPAEFRAVVEKIRQRRLEEQEARAQRTRRQPQFRGGRRPAAGDASPAPSEQPAVQTQGADAGFLFHRDPTLVQQGRRQFEQTWGDRPLMDDWRRAEAIRGRPDARPRADQTEDQARPQSSAGASTTASVVDVSAVPRDSISRAEMKDQRAVAQYELANALFRAAGRPDSAQTWFRRVLDETPDHPVAPQALYGLAQAHRAQGDTAAGDEVYRRLIDEHPDTPIAKRAREQLGLATTDEDPERTVSRADSAYARAYEAWRSGRHDAALRAFLKVADAYRETSVAPRALLAAGVVYHRTARHDSSGQGRARFTRYADSLAQADAPDPGPDPTGSSSPDATAPAPPSSDAAAPARPAPADTTDASAPEGPPRRMIDSTAVANQGASGTPSDSAVASPSVVRDTATGPSGRSEPPDTTTSAVARETARSDSTSAAPQSRREPADPFEILLSHLVARYPETAEAERAQALLDQLRERRTGQGGTTRDSTGAGAPDGPGANRESGTVAPEVDTTKDRPRPPDEAAGPAARRRPAPTTPSQSGRERATPSQRRDSSATPTRSASSLQANASRRPPT, from the coding sequence ATGGGTCGCTTTTCTCCTCGGGGGCGGACACAGGTCCGTACGGTGTGCGGCCTCCTCTTTCTCCTCGTCGGGGCCGGACTGCTGATGAGCTGTGGGCGGGGCTCGTTCATCGGCCGCCAGTACGACGACCTCACGGCCTACTACAATACCTTCCACAACGCCACGCAAGCCTTCGAGGCCGGCCTCGAATCGGTGAACGAGTCGGGGGGAGACATCGACCGGACCCGTTATCTCTCCGTATTTCCGCCGCCCCAGGGAGGGGCCGGCCAGTCGTCCTTTGGGGAAGCGATTCAAAAGAGCGCAGCCGTGTTGCGCGAGCACCCCAACTCGGAGTGGGTCGACGATGCGCTGCTCCTCATCGGACGGTCCCGGTACTACCAGCAGAACTACGTGGGGGCGGTCCAGAAATTTCGGGAGGCGATTGCCCTCGACGCGGAGCGGGAAGGAGAGGCCCGCTTCCGGCTTGCCCAGACGCTGGTGGTGGCCGGCCGGTACCGGGAGGCCGCAGACGCCCTCCGGACGGGACTCGACTCGGGGGAGGAGTACGGCAGCTGGACGGCCCGAATGCGAGTGGTACAGGGAGAGCTCTTCGTGCGGCAGGAGAACTGGGAGGCGGCCGATCAGGCCCTGGCCCAGGGCCTGAACGACAACCTGCCGGACGAGACGGGCGCCCGGGCTGCCTTTCTGTTGGGGCAGGTGCGCGAAACGCTCGACGATCCCGAGGGGGCCCGGGCGGCCTACCGACGGGTATCGGGGTACGACCCGCCGTACCCGTTGGCGTTCGCCGCCAAGCTGGCGGCCATCGAACTGGGCGGGGAGACCGGCACCCCTGGGCGGGCCCTAGAGCGGCTGGCAGAGCTGGAACGGGACGACAACACCCGTGAGATGCGGGCGGAGATTGCCCGGGTTCGTGCCCGGCTGCACCGCGCGCAGGGACGGCCCGACCGGGCCCAGCAGGTGCTCACGGCCGTCCTGCGGGGCGACCAGGCGCCACGGGGGAGCGGGAAGGGGCAAACTCACTATGAGCTGGCGACGCTGTACCGGGATGCGTACGAGGACTTCACCCGGGCCGCGGCGCATTTCGACACGGCCTCGGCGACCCTCTCGTCCGGCCCGGATGAGGGGACGGGGGCGGAGGAGGCGGCCCAGGTCCTTCCGCGGGCGCCATCGGACGCGAGGGCCCAGGCAAACCGCTTCCGAAAACTGGCGGATCGCTCCCAGGCCGTCGCCCGGATGGATTCCCTTCTGCGCCTCGGCCGCATGGCCCCCGCGGAGTTCCGGGCCGTCGTGGAGAAGATTCGCCAGCGGCGACTGGAAGAGCAGGAGGCGCGAGCCCAGCGCACACGTCGGCAGCCGCAGTTCCGGGGCGGGAGACGTCCGGCGGCGGGAGACGCCTCCCCGGCCCCGTCCGAACAGCCCGCCGTCCAGACGCAGGGGGCCGACGCCGGCTTCCTGTTTCACCGCGATCCGACCCTCGTGCAGCAGGGACGCCGCCAGTTCGAGCAGACGTGGGGCGACCGGCCCCTCATGGACGACTGGCGCCGTGCAGAGGCGATCCGGGGGCGTCCGGACGCCCGCCCGCGTGCCGACCAGACCGAAGACCAGGCCCGCCCGCAGTCGTCCGCGGGCGCGTCCACCACGGCCAGTGTCGTGGACGTGTCGGCCGTGCCGCGGGACTCGATCAGTCGGGCGGAGATGAAAGACCAGCGGGCCGTTGCGCAGTACGAGTTGGCCAACGCGCTCTTTCGGGCGGCAGGCCGTCCCGACTCGGCGCAGACCTGGTTTCGTCGGGTGCTCGACGAGACGCCGGATCACCCGGTGGCGCCCCAGGCCCTCTACGGGTTGGCCCAGGCGCACCGGGCGCAGGGCGATACGGCCGCCGGGGACGAAGTGTACCGGCGCCTCATCGACGAGCACCCCGACACGCCCATCGCGAAGCGGGCCCGTGAACAGCTGGGATTGGCGACGACCGACGAGGACCCGGAGCGGACGGTGAGCCGGGCGGATTCGGCGTACGCCAGGGCCTACGAGGCGTGGCGAAGCGGGCGCCACGATGCGGCCCTCAGGGCGTTCTTAAAGGTGGCCGACGCGTATCGCGAAACGAGCGTGGCGCCGCGTGCGCTGCTGGCCGCCGGGGTCGTGTACCATCGAACCGCCCGCCACGATTCGAGTGGGCAGGGGCGGGCCCGTTTCACGCGCTACGCGGATTCACTGGCGCAGGCCGATGCCCCTGATCCCGGCCCCGACCCGACAGGCAGCTCGTCCCCGGACGCGACAGCCCCCGCGCCCCCCTCGTCGGACGCCGCGGCCCCGGCGCGGCCGGCTCCCGCCGACACGACGGACGCCAGTGCCCCCGAAGGGCCGCCGCGCCGGATGATTGACTCAACGGCCGTAGCGAACCAGGGGGCGTCGGGCACGCCGTCGGACAGTGCGGTGGCGTCGCCTTCTGTCGTCCGGGACACAGCAACGGGTCCTTCGGGGCGATCCGAGCCACCGGATACGACCACGTCCGCCGTAGCGAGGGAGACGGCGAGGTCGGATTCCACGAGTGCTGCCCCCCAATCGCGGAGAGAGCCGGCCGATCCGTTTGAGATTCTCCTGTCCCACCTTGTGGCCCGCTATCCCGAAACGGCCGAGGCGGAGCGAGCACAGGCCCTTCTCGACCAGCTGCGCGAGCGGCGCACTGGACAAGGGGGCACCACGCGGGATTCGACCGGTGCGGGAGCGCCGGACGGCCCCGGAGCGAACCGGGAATCGGGGACCGTTGCTCCGGAGGTAGACACCACCAAGGACCGCCCGCGGCCCCCCGACGAGGCAGCAGGCCCTGCTGCCCGTCGTCGGCCCGCGCCCACCACTCCGTCCCAATCTGGACGAGAGAGGGCCACGCCCTCCCAGCGTCGTGATTCGTCCGCAACGCCGACCCGGAGTGCTTCTTCCCTGCAGGCGAACGCGTCGCGCCGCCCCCCGACCTGA
- the ftsH gene encoding ATP-dependent zinc metalloprotease FtsH yields the protein MHSNADSPSSGPGLQPVWTTLRSPYVFWIGGAILLALLVHLGIKWQQASAPVRIEYSTFLEHVESGYVERVEIVNGKRINGTYTAAAVQNDRVETRPPPAAPMGAVVDRSRRAFATHKPTAHELTAFLRRHNEAATGTGTAPVTFAATQESDWVGTLLLWGLPLGLIVGIWLFFMRRMATGGREEQIGSDTAALFEEAGGRRVTFDDVAGLAEPKEEVAEVVEFLRRPQKFTRLGGALPTGVLLVGPPGTGKTLLAKAVAGEAGVPFASISGSDFMEMFVGVGASRVRDLFDQAKERAPCIIFIDEVDAIGRTRGGPGGAGTGERDNTLNQLLVEMDGFDSDEGVVIMAATNRPDVLDAALLRPGRFDRQISIHKPDRLERADIFRVHVADLRLDASVDPEALARQTPGFAGAEIANVCNEAALLAARRGRNAVQMDDFDQALDRVMAGLERSNKLISPEERRVIAHHESGHAIVGWFLEHTDPVVKVSVVPRGLSALGHAQHLPKERDLYSREALMDRMTMALGGRGAEEIVFGRATTGAKDDLERVTETAYAMVVDYGMSDRIGPLSYNRAERRADGPLFEKPYSDAMAAAIDEEVADIVGEARARANDLLREKRPLLDEMAERLLREEVLGVEALVALLGSPPHGEYAWLKEGDGTSRNSASAEGASPSSQG from the coding sequence ATGCACTCCAATGCTGATTCACCGTCGAGCGGCCCCGGCCTGCAGCCGGTGTGGACGACCCTGCGCTCCCCATATGTGTTCTGGATCGGGGGCGCCATCCTCCTGGCTCTTCTCGTTCATCTCGGGATCAAGTGGCAGCAGGCGAGCGCCCCCGTGCGTATCGAGTACAGCACGTTTCTCGAGCACGTGGAGTCGGGATACGTCGAGCGGGTCGAGATCGTCAACGGCAAGCGCATTAACGGGACCTACACGGCCGCGGCGGTACAGAACGACCGGGTCGAGACCCGCCCGCCCCCGGCCGCCCCAATGGGGGCCGTCGTCGACCGCTCGCGGCGTGCCTTCGCCACCCACAAGCCCACCGCCCACGAGTTGACGGCGTTCCTGCGACGCCACAACGAGGCCGCGACGGGGACGGGCACGGCCCCGGTCACGTTTGCGGCCACGCAGGAAAGCGACTGGGTCGGGACCCTTCTCTTGTGGGGGCTGCCCCTGGGGCTCATCGTGGGCATCTGGCTCTTCTTTATGCGACGGATGGCGACGGGGGGACGTGAAGAGCAGATTGGGAGTGACACGGCGGCGCTCTTCGAAGAGGCGGGCGGGCGGCGCGTAACCTTCGACGACGTGGCCGGACTCGCCGAGCCGAAGGAAGAGGTGGCGGAGGTCGTTGAGTTCCTACGACGCCCCCAGAAGTTTACGCGGTTGGGGGGCGCCCTCCCCACCGGCGTCCTGCTGGTGGGGCCGCCTGGCACCGGAAAGACCCTCCTGGCGAAGGCCGTGGCCGGCGAGGCGGGAGTGCCCTTCGCATCCATTTCCGGGTCGGACTTCATGGAGATGTTCGTGGGCGTGGGGGCGAGTCGGGTTCGGGACCTCTTCGACCAGGCGAAAGAGCGGGCCCCCTGCATCATCTTCATCGACGAGGTGGACGCCATCGGGCGGACGCGGGGCGGACCGGGAGGTGCAGGCACCGGGGAGCGGGACAACACCCTGAATCAGCTGCTCGTCGAGATGGACGGGTTTGACTCCGACGAGGGGGTGGTCATCATGGCGGCCACCAACCGGCCCGACGTGCTCGACGCCGCCCTCCTGCGTCCGGGGCGGTTCGACCGACAGATTTCCATCCACAAGCCCGATCGACTTGAGCGGGCCGACATCTTTCGGGTCCACGTCGCGGACCTTCGCCTGGACGCGTCGGTCGATCCCGAGGCACTGGCGCGTCAGACGCCCGGCTTCGCCGGTGCCGAAATTGCGAACGTCTGCAACGAGGCGGCCCTCCTGGCGGCGCGGCGGGGCAGAAACGCGGTGCAGATGGACGACTTCGACCAGGCCCTCGACCGCGTCATGGCGGGACTGGAGCGAAGCAACAAGCTGATCTCACCGGAGGAGCGGCGCGTCATCGCCCACCACGAGTCGGGACACGCCATCGTCGGGTGGTTCCTCGAGCACACCGATCCGGTCGTGAAGGTCTCGGTCGTGCCTCGGGGCCTGTCCGCGCTCGGCCACGCCCAGCACCTCCCCAAGGAACGAGACCTCTATTCGAGGGAGGCGCTGATGGACCGGATGACGATGGCCCTTGGGGGACGGGGGGCCGAAGAGATCGTCTTTGGGCGGGCGACGACCGGGGCAAAAGACGACCTCGAACGGGTCACGGAGACGGCCTACGCGATGGTCGTGGATTACGGGATGAGCGACCGCATCGGGCCCCTCAGCTACAACCGGGCCGAGCGCCGCGCCGACGGCCCCCTGTTCGAGAAGCCCTACTCGGATGCCATGGCCGCGGCCATTGACGAGGAGGTGGCCGACATTGTCGGGGAGGCGCGGGCCCGGGCGAACGACCTTCTCCGAGAAAAGCGCCCGCTGCTGGACGAGATGGCCGAGAGACTTCTTCGGGAGGAGGTGCTCGGGGTCGAGGCGCTCGTGGCGCTCCTCGGCTCCCCTCCGCATGGGGAGTACGCATGGCTCAAAGAGGGCGATGGGACCTCTCGGAACTCCGCCTCCGCAGAGGGGGCATCTCCCTCCTCACAGGGATAA
- the rpsL gene encoding 30S ribosomal protein S12 has protein sequence MPTTQQLIRKGRKTEEETSDAPALEGSPQRRGVCTRVYTTTPKKPNSALRKVARVRLTNGNEVTAYIPGEGHNLQEHSIVLVRGGRVKDLPGVKYHIVRGALDTAGVEERRQGRSKYGTKKPRE, from the coding sequence GTGCCGACGACGCAGCAGTTGATTCGAAAAGGGCGAAAGACCGAAGAGGAAACGAGCGACGCCCCCGCGCTGGAAGGCAGCCCGCAGCGACGCGGGGTATGCACGCGGGTATACACGACCACCCCGAAGAAGCCGAACTCGGCGCTCCGAAAGGTGGCGCGTGTGCGGCTCACCAACGGCAACGAGGTCACCGCGTACATCCCGGGCGAGGGGCACAACTTGCAGGAGCACTCCATTGTGCTCGTTCGCGGTGGGCGCGTGAAGGACCTGCCGGGCGTGAAGTACCACATCGTGCGGGGCGCCCTCGATACCGCCGGCGTGGAAGAGCGTCGGCAGGGCCGCTCGAAGTACGGCACGAAGAAGCCGCGTGAGTAG
- the rpsG gene encoding 30S ribosomal protein S7: MSRNEAPEQRTTQPDPVYRDDMVSRFVNAIMRDGKKSLARRIVYDTFDVIEERTGEEEGLEVFKKAVNNAAPLVEVRSRRVGGATYQVPTEVRPERRITLAFRWIIQYARARNEKSMVNRLASELVDAARGEGGAVKKKDDTHRMAESNKAFAHFQF, from the coding sequence ATGTCACGAAACGAGGCCCCTGAGCAGCGCACCACCCAGCCGGATCCCGTCTACCGGGACGACATGGTCTCCCGGTTCGTCAACGCCATCATGCGGGACGGAAAGAAGAGCCTCGCCCGGCGCATCGTGTACGACACGTTTGACGTGATTGAGGAGCGCACGGGAGAGGAAGAAGGGCTGGAGGTCTTCAAGAAGGCCGTGAACAACGCCGCTCCTCTCGTAGAGGTGCGGAGCCGCCGCGTGGGCGGGGCCACCTACCAGGTGCCCACTGAGGTGCGCCCCGAACGGCGCATCACACTGGCCTTCCGCTGGATCATTCAGTACGCCCGGGCCCGGAACGAGAAAAGCATGGTGAATCGCCTTGCGAGTGAGCTGGTCGATGCCGCTCGCGGCGAAGGCGGTGCCGTAAAGAAGAAGGACGACACGCACCGCATGGCCGAGTCCAACAAGGCCTTCGCTCACTTCCAGTTCTAG
- the fusA gene encoding elongation factor G encodes MATQTNESFPLEKTRNIGIMAHIDAGKTTLTERILFYTGRLHRMGEVHEGAATMDFMEQEKERGITITSAATTCYWDDHRVNIIDTPGHVDFTVEVERSLRVLDGAIALFCAVGGVEPQSETVWRQAEKYDVPRIGFVNKMDRTGADFENVLEMMEDRLSANPVPVQYPIGAGDMFRGVIDLIEGKAIIYDDESQGMQWDVREIPDDLESKAEHWRINLLESVAEYDDELLMKYLDEDQEVEPEELHTVIRKATLNRDMTPMFCGSALKNTGVQRVLDGVTNYLPSPNDVPAITGHHPQDKEEDITRHPREDEPFSAVAFKITTDPYVGKLTFVRVYSGTLESGSRVYSPTRDEDERIGRMMFMHADSREDVDVIRAGDIAAVVGPKNLKTGDTICDPDHPVVLESMDFPEPVIRIAVEPRTKADRDKLTNGLTKLAEEDPTFNVRTDEETGQTIIAGMGELHLEIIIDRLKQEFKVEANVGQPQVAYREALTDMIDEHYVLKKQSGGRGQFAEVYMDVGPIPEEEEEESGLVFENEIKGGVIPKEFIPSVERGIESAMEDGPLAGYPIEGVWVRLYDGDHHEVDSDQNAFEIAGRLGFREAARHANPVLMEPVMEVEVVTPDDYMGDIIGDLNGRRGQIGQMGQRNDAQVINAEVPLSEMFGYSTDLRSLSQGRAIYTMQFGSYEPVPEEVASEIMDEQTMSATA; translated from the coding sequence ATGGCTACGCAGACAAACGAGAGCTTCCCGCTGGAGAAGACCCGAAATATCGGCATCATGGCCCACATTGATGCCGGGAAGACCACCCTCACGGAGCGCATTCTCTTTTACACCGGGCGGTTGCACCGGATGGGGGAGGTGCACGAGGGGGCCGCGACCATGGACTTCATGGAGCAGGAGAAGGAGCGGGGCATCACCATCACCTCGGCGGCCACCACCTGCTACTGGGATGACCACCGGGTCAACATCATCGACACGCCGGGCCACGTCGACTTTACGGTCGAGGTGGAGCGGTCCCTCCGCGTGCTGGACGGGGCGATTGCCCTGTTCTGTGCGGTTGGGGGCGTGGAGCCGCAGTCGGAGACGGTCTGGCGCCAGGCCGAGAAGTACGACGTGCCGCGGATCGGGTTCGTGAACAAGATGGACCGAACCGGGGCGGACTTCGAAAACGTCCTCGAGATGATGGAGGACCGCCTCAGCGCCAATCCGGTTCCGGTGCAGTATCCCATCGGGGCGGGCGACATGTTTCGAGGGGTCATCGACCTCATTGAAGGCAAGGCCATTATCTACGACGACGAGTCCCAGGGCATGCAGTGGGACGTTAGGGAGATTCCGGACGACCTGGAGTCGAAGGCCGAGCACTGGCGCATTAACCTTCTGGAGAGCGTCGCGGAGTACGACGACGAGCTGCTCATGAAGTACCTCGATGAGGACCAGGAGGTGGAGCCCGAGGAGCTGCACACGGTGATCCGGAAGGCGACGCTCAACCGCGACATGACGCCGATGTTCTGTGGCTCTGCCCTCAAGAACACGGGCGTGCAGCGCGTGCTCGACGGGGTTACGAACTACCTTCCGAGCCCGAACGACGTGCCCGCCATTACGGGCCACCACCCGCAGGACAAGGAGGAGGACATCACCCGCCATCCGCGGGAGGACGAGCCCTTCAGCGCGGTCGCGTTCAAGATCACGACGGACCCGTACGTCGGGAAGCTGACGTTCGTCCGCGTCTACAGCGGCACGCTGGAGTCTGGGTCCCGCGTTTACAGCCCCACCCGGGACGAGGACGAGCGCATCGGGCGCATGATGTTCATGCATGCCGATAGCCGGGAGGACGTGGACGTGATCCGCGCCGGGGACATCGCCGCCGTGGTCGGTCCGAAGAACCTCAAGACCGGAGACACGATCTGTGACCCGGACCATCCGGTCGTGCTCGAGTCCATGGACTTCCCGGAGCCGGTCATTCGGATTGCGGTCGAGCCCAGAACCAAGGCCGACCGGGACAAGCTGACCAACGGCCTTACGAAGCTCGCCGAGGAGGACCCGACGTTCAACGTCCGTACCGACGAGGAAACGGGGCAGACGATCATTGCGGGAATGGGAGAGCTTCACCTCGAGATTATTATCGACCGGCTCAAGCAGGAGTTCAAGGTGGAGGCCAACGTCGGCCAGCCCCAGGTCGCCTACCGGGAGGCGCTCACCGACATGATCGACGAGCACTACGTTCTGAAGAAGCAGTCTGGAGGGCGCGGCCAGTTTGCCGAGGTCTACATGGACGTCGGCCCAATTCCGGAGGAGGAGGAAGAAGAGAGCGGCCTGGTATTCGAGAACGAGATTAAGGGTGGGGTCATCCCGAAGGAGTTCATTCCGTCCGTTGAGCGCGGCATCGAGAGCGCCATGGAGGACGGGCCACTGGCCGGATACCCAATCGAGGGGGTGTGGGTGCGCCTCTACGACGGGGACCACCACGAGGTCGACTCCGACCAGAACGCCTTTGAGATTGCCGGTCGGCTTGGCTTCCGCGAGGCCGCCCGCCACGCCAACCCGGTTCTAATGGAGCCGGTGATGGAGGTAGAGGTGGTGACCCCGGACGATTACATGGGGGACATCATCGGCGACCTCAACGGACGGCGCGGCCAAATCGGCCAGATGGGGCAGCGGAACGACGCGCAGGTCATCAACGCCGAGGTGCCGCTGTCCGAGATGTTCGGCTACTCGACGGACCTTCGCTCCCTGTCTCAGGGACGGGCCATCTACACGATGCAGTTCGGGAGCTACGAGCCGGTCCCCGAGGAGGTCGCCTCCGAAATCATGGACGAGCAGACCATGAGCGCGACGGCGTAG
- the tuf gene encoding elongation factor Tu, with protein MAKEEFAREKPHVNVGTIGHVDHGKTTLTAAITKVLAERVGGAAEQTFEAIDNAPEERERGITIATSHVEYETENRHYAHVDCPGHADYVKNMVTGAAQMDGAILVVGSDDGPMPQTREHILLARQVGVPYLVVFMNKTDLVDDAELLELVEMEVRELLTEYEFPGDEVPVVRGSALQALESSEEHEEKIMELMEAVDEYIPTPERDVEKPFLMPVEDIFSITGRGTVVTGRIERGRVQLQDEIEIVGMQEEKMDSVVTGIEMFNKTLEEGEAGDNAGILLRGIEKEEVKRGMVLAEPGTVTPHKEFECEVYVLSKEEGGRHTPFFDGYQPQFYFRTTDVTGSIELPEGVEMVMPGDNATFEGSLIEPVALEEGLRFAIREGGHTVGAGVVTDILD; from the coding sequence ATGGCCAAGGAAGAGTTTGCGCGGGAGAAGCCGCATGTGAACGTAGGAACGATCGGACACGTCGACCACGGGAAGACGACCTTGACGGCGGCGATCACGAAGGTACTGGCCGAGCGCGTCGGCGGGGCGGCGGAGCAGACCTTTGAGGCGATCGACAACGCGCCGGAGGAGCGGGAGCGCGGCATTACGATCGCGACGAGCCACGTCGAGTACGAGACGGAGAACCGTCACTACGCCCACGTCGACTGCCCGGGGCACGCGGACTACGTCAAGAACATGGTGACGGGGGCGGCGCAGATGGACGGGGCCATTCTCGTTGTGGGGTCGGACGACGGCCCGATGCCGCAGACCCGAGAGCACATTCTTTTGGCCCGTCAGGTGGGGGTGCCCTACCTGGTGGTGTTCATGAACAAGACCGACCTGGTCGACGACGCGGAGCTGTTGGAGCTGGTGGAGATGGAGGTCCGGGAGCTTTTGACCGAGTACGAGTTCCCGGGCGACGAGGTGCCGGTGGTGCGGGGGTCGGCGCTGCAGGCCCTCGAGTCCAGCGAGGAGCACGAGGAGAAGATCATGGAGCTGATGGAGGCGGTCGACGAGTACATTCCGACGCCGGAGCGGGACGTGGAGAAGCCGTTTTTGATGCCGGTGGAGGATATCTTTTCGATCACGGGCCGGGGGACGGTGGTGACCGGTCGGATTGAGCGGGGCCGGGTGCAGCTGCAGGACGAGATTGAGATTGTCGGGATGCAGGAGGAGAAGATGGACTCGGTGGTCACCGGCATTGAGATGTTCAACAAGACCTTGGAGGAGGGGGAGGCAGGGGACAACGCGGGGATTCTCCTTCGGGGGATTGAGAAGGAGGAGGTCAAGCGGGGGATGGTATTGGCGGAGCCGGGGACGGTGACGCCGCACAAGGAGTTTGAGTGTGAGGTGTACGTGCTCAGCAAGGAGGAGGGGGGTCGTCACACGCCGTTTTTCGACGGGTACCAGCCGCAGTTTTACTTTCGGACGACCGATGTGACCGGGTCGATTGAGCTGCCCGAGGGGGTAGAGATGGTGATGCCGGGGGACAACGCGACGTTTGAGGGGAGCTTGATTGAGCCGGTGGCGCTGGAGGAGGGCTTGCGGTTTGCGATTCGGGAGGGGGGGCACACGGTCGGCGCCGGGGTGGTGACCGACATCCTGGACTAG
- the rpsJ gene encoding 30S ribosomal protein S10, which translates to MAAQQDIRIKLKSYDHTLIDKSAEKIIRTVKSTGAVVSGPVPLPTEKKIYTVLRGPHVDKKSREQFERRHHKRLIDILSSSSDTVDSLMQLELPSGVDVEIKV; encoded by the coding sequence ATGGCTGCGCAGCAGGACATACGGATCAAGCTCAAGTCGTACGACCACACGCTGATCGACAAGAGTGCGGAGAAGATCATCCGCACGGTCAAGTCGACCGGTGCGGTTGTGAGTGGCCCAGTGCCGCTGCCAACCGAGAAGAAAATCTACACCGTTCTGCGAGGCCCGCACGTGGACAAGAAGAGCCGCGAGCAGTTCGAGCGGCGCCACCACAAGCGCCTCATCGACATCCTTTCGTCGAGCAGCGACACGGTCGACTCGCTCATGCAGCTTGAGCTGCCCAGCGGCGTGGACGTAGAAATCAAGGTGTGA